AAGAATGGGCAGCAGTTAGCGAAACTTCGAAGCCTGTTATTGCCGCAGTAAATGGGTGAGCTACTAGCTGgtatccttctttttcagagTCTGTGCTCCAATAATGTGTCTGTCTTTACCCGCTTTGCTGTGAACAAGCTTTGTTGTCCTCTGttgtgaaaatttatttgaagtaGTGAATACGCCTTTGTTTAGTCGTCACATTAGGTGCATACCGACAATGGAACTGTTTACatatttcgtttaaaaaagatGACAGGGGGATTCGTGGATTTTCAAATTCTATTTGCATATTAAGATATGCTCTCGGTGGCGGATGCGAACTAGCAATGATGTGTGACATAATTTACGCTGGAGACAAAGCACAGTTTGGGCAACCCGAGATTAATATTGGTACCATTCCAGGTGAGCGGATTCGATCAGTGTTGAGATGAAGTTCtatctcttcattttcaggGGCTGGAGGTACACAGCGATGGACTCGCGTTGCTGGAAAGTCGATGGCTATGGAGGTCTGTCTCACAGGTAACCGAGTGAGTGCGCAGGAAGCCAAAGAATGTGGATTAGTATCGAAGGTTAGGTCTAACTCTCGCCTTCACCATGATCGCAACGGTCTTCTTCTTTATACGTTTGTTTCGGCTCCGGTCGCAACCGAAAAAACGTGTATTTTCTGGTATAAGCTTGGGTATCatatctatttttgttttcttgcagGAGATCAGTTAGTTTAGGTGTTCCCGGCCGAACAGGTTGTAGATGAGGCAGTGAAGCTAGGTGAGAAAATCGCAGAGCAATCACCACTCATTGTTCAAATGGTCAAGGTTAGTCCCACTGGGTCATACCTCATATTGCTCTGCCTGCTTAAAATTCCTGTATTTTTACTGTTCCAGGAGGCTGTAAACGCAGCATACGAAACGACACTGAAAGAAGGTCTACGATATGAACGACGCCTTTTTCATACTACATTTGCAACGGTATGCGCTTACAAATTCCCATATTTTCCAaactcctcttttcttttatagaACGACCGCAAGGAAGGCATGAGTGCATTTTCCGAAAAGCGACCACCTAAATGGACCTCAACTTAACTCTAGGATATCAATTTTATTGCTTTAGGGCGCTTTTTTACTGCATTGACTTTATATGTTGTTACTTCTAATATTGAACCTTATGGGTAAAAGTTTTCTATCTCAAACACAAACAATCCCTTTTGATTTAAAGCAAATTTTCGCTTTTGGGCACACGTGCTGaccaatctgaaaaaaagaaacctgcCCAGTGTCAGCTGGTGATATCATCGTCTAATCTTACAACAATATCATTCTCAAGGTTCCTGCCGACAAAATGAAAACCACCGGTTCATCAAAAGTGAGCGCacttaaatgaaaaaaaaaactcctgtaTGTGGCTCAGTGCAGGCAACGTGATATGAAAGGAAATTTCTTGCGCTAATACAAGAAGAAATACTTCTGATGGGAACATCAGTCCGATGCATTCAGTTCGGTCGAAAAATCCAAGATAGGGGGAACAACTACTTAATCGGATTAACGTGGCCGTTCCTAATGTTGAGTTGTTTTATTGGTCAGAAATAGTTATTCTTGACCCAATTATGGTATTGGGTAGGACAAGAAGTAGAGTACCACTTGAAAGAAAAGTCTCGAGTTGTATAATTAACCTCACTCGTTCTTCGTAGCTTCCATCTGACCTGATATACCTGATTTAACCAGTGGATTAAAGTATCTGTTAGATTTGCTTCATCGCCGACATCTGTTGCTCTCAAACACAGCTTCACTCTCTGCAACCTTAACATCGCCTCGAGGCGCACAGAGTTGCTAAAAATACCCCATCCAAAGCAAACGGACCGAAAAAGGAAAGTGATGAGGACGAAGAGATGACGCCTTCGAAAGATCGAGAAGTAGAACCAACAACTGAATCGAATAAAACTCAGAGAACATTTAGAAAGATAGAAGAGATTTCTACCTCGACTATGACACTAAAGTATATTTTGTA
The Necator americanus strain Aroian chromosome I, whole genome shotgun sequence genome window above contains:
- a CDS encoding hypothetical protein (NECATOR_CHRI.G2251.T1); translation: MLKLSSFVGRCGVPRLVVMQAASFASAPEMIKVEKVGTKKNVALITLNRPKAFNALCNQLMNELSVSLRDLDADDSVGAIVVTGSQKAFAAGADIKEMVNREFAQTFRGRFLEEWAAVSETSKPVIAAVNGYALGGGCELAMMCDIIYAGDKAQFGQPEINIGTIPGAGGTQRWTRVAGKSMAMEVCLTGNRVSAQEAKECGLVSKVFPAEQVVDEAVKLGEKIAEQSPLIVQMVKEAVNAAYETTLKEGLRYERRLFHTTFATNDRKEGMSAFSEKRPPKWTST